In Alteromonas sp. V450, the following proteins share a genomic window:
- a CDS encoding DUF6435 family protein — MFGLFKSNPTKKLRKQYDALLEKAMHAQRNGDIKTYSLLTAQSETLWKEIEALENKAPPK, encoded by the coding sequence ATGTTTGGTCTATTTAAGTCTAACCCTACAAAAAAGCTTCGCAAGCAATACGATGCGCTACTTGAAAAAGCAATGCACGCACAGCGCAATGGTGACATCAAAACCTATTCTTTACTTACAGCGCAATCGGAAACGCTGTGGAAAGAAATAGAAGCCCTAGAAAATAAAGCGCCACCCAAATAG
- the ppiC gene encoding peptidylprolyl isomerase PpiC — protein sequence MATASAIHILVKTEKEALSILEQLKKGKDFATLAKRYSTCPSGKRGGDLGEFRRGQMVKAFDDVVFKKDVLKVHGPVKTRFGYHLIKTLYRSN from the coding sequence ATGGCAACAGCGTCTGCTATCCATATTTTGGTGAAAACTGAAAAAGAAGCACTTTCAATACTAGAGCAACTGAAGAAAGGCAAAGACTTTGCTACGTTAGCAAAGCGTTATTCTACCTGCCCATCAGGAAAGCGTGGCGGTGATCTTGGTGAATTCCGTCGCGGCCAAATGGTAAAAGCTTTCGACGATGTAGTGTTTAAAAAAGACGTACTAAAAGTGCATGGCCCGGTGAAAACCCGGTTTGGCTATCATCTTATTAAAACGCTTTACCGCAGTAATTAA